One Corynebacterium tuberculostearicum DNA window includes the following coding sequences:
- the dnaJ gene encoding molecular chaperone DnaJ, whose translation MSAKPEWADKDYYADLGVSSSADQNEIKRAYRKLARENHPDTHPDDPAAAERFKKVAEAYDVLSDATERKEYDQFKAMLRNGGGFGRMGGAGFPGGFRSTRMGGQGAQEFDLSDLFGGSAGGSAQGGGVGDIFGSVFNRGGSAGHSAKPSRGADVETEITLDFREAAKGTTIPLALSGNAPCTTCHGSGSASGKTSTCGTCNGTGFTSENRGAFGFSAPCKDCDGTGRRITDPCKDCHGTGTVHRTRNITVRIPAGVIDGQKVRLAGQGEAGPNGTPAGDLFVAVTVKPDKVFTREGDDLHVTVPVSFTELALGDTIAVPTLDNPVRVKIPAGTPDGRTLRVRGRGIAKRGGNSGDLLVSVQVTVPTKLDAAASSALRTYAQAEKDSGFNPRAGWAGAENA comes from the coding sequence GTGAGCGCTAAACCCGAATGGGCAGACAAAGATTATTATGCGGATCTGGGGGTCTCCTCGTCCGCAGACCAGAACGAGATTAAGCGTGCTTACCGCAAACTAGCGCGCGAGAATCACCCCGATACCCACCCGGACGACCCGGCGGCAGCGGAAAGGTTCAAAAAGGTTGCGGAAGCCTACGACGTGCTTTCCGACGCCACCGAGCGCAAAGAATACGACCAGTTCAAGGCCATGCTCCGCAATGGAGGCGGCTTTGGACGGATGGGAGGCGCCGGATTTCCCGGCGGGTTTCGATCCACGCGCATGGGTGGACAAGGTGCGCAAGAATTCGACCTCTCGGACCTCTTCGGAGGATCCGCTGGAGGATCGGCTCAAGGCGGCGGTGTTGGGGATATCTTCGGTAGCGTTTTCAACCGCGGCGGTAGTGCTGGCCACTCAGCTAAACCGTCGCGGGGGGCCGACGTCGAAACGGAAATAACCCTCGACTTCCGCGAGGCCGCTAAGGGAACCACCATTCCCCTAGCGCTCAGCGGCAATGCGCCGTGCACCACGTGCCACGGCTCGGGCTCCGCTTCCGGCAAGACCTCTACCTGTGGCACTTGCAACGGTACCGGTTTTACCTCGGAAAACCGCGGCGCCTTCGGTTTCTCTGCCCCGTGTAAGGACTGCGATGGCACCGGCCGACGCATCACGGATCCGTGCAAGGATTGCCACGGCACCGGCACGGTTCACCGCACCCGCAATATCACCGTTCGCATCCCGGCCGGTGTTATTGATGGCCAAAAGGTACGCCTCGCCGGACAAGGCGAAGCAGGTCCCAACGGCACTCCGGCCGGTGACCTCTTCGTAGCGGTGACTGTAAAGCCGGATAAGGTCTTTACTCGCGAGGGAGATGACCTCCACGTCACCGTTCCGGTTTCCTTCACCGAGCTGGCCTTGGGCGATACCATCGCGGTTCCAACTTTGGATAACCCGGTGCGCGTGAAGATCCCCGCTGGCACGCCGGATGGACGCACGCTGCGGGTGCGCGGAAGGGGCATCGCCAAGCGCGGTGGCAACTCCGGTGATCTACTGGTTAGCGTGCAGGTTACCGTGCCTACCAAGCTCGATGCCGCCGCCTCTAGCGCACTGCGCACCTATGCTCAGGCGGAAAAGGACTCCGGTTTCAACCCGCGTGCGGGCTGGGCCGGCGCCGAGAATGCTTAA
- a CDS encoding alpha/beta hydrolase produces MLHSERAELRFRFIDAHQDWRGLSLGGPAGDAARTSLAGYTDWLAQPLHQMEQVATTLELHASLQARREELEDRIIAFLGQVDERNGAAASAAGLLLNQVRALGDSLDWLCSQEIDALCTPSGVAPPVRLEDFSDLPVDTVHEINLAHASEHVSQLAAQNPDMRVLETSDGRLVAMVDPGGFRTTPASLTTFVEGVHSSDPETWQRAVDRGRNLAKASGGPAVVWLGYQAPSSLPRAVHATPARTASQELARFQRSLGARYPQAKRTVVGYSYGSVVTGHAAKQERIANDVVLVGSPGTDAGHASELHGRIWAATNANDPIAITTGPHAGIHGPDPTIDAFGATPLPGADGLPGDHGSYWEDPQFLRGLGQVARAN; encoded by the coding sequence ATGTTGCATAGCGAACGCGCTGAACTGCGCTTTCGTTTTATCGATGCACACCAGGATTGGCGTGGCCTATCACTGGGTGGCCCCGCCGGTGACGCCGCCCGCACCAGTTTGGCGGGCTACACCGACTGGCTGGCCCAACCGCTGCACCAGATGGAGCAGGTTGCCACCACCCTTGAGCTCCACGCCAGCCTGCAGGCCCGCCGCGAGGAACTCGAGGACCGCATCATCGCATTTCTAGGACAAGTGGATGAGCGCAATGGCGCCGCGGCCAGCGCCGCTGGACTCTTGTTGAATCAAGTGCGGGCGCTGGGCGATTCCCTCGACTGGCTATGCTCCCAAGAAATCGATGCCCTATGTACGCCTAGCGGGGTGGCCCCACCCGTTCGCTTGGAAGACTTCTCCGATCTTCCAGTGGATACCGTCCACGAGATTAATCTTGCCCACGCCAGCGAGCACGTATCTCAGCTAGCCGCGCAGAACCCAGATATGCGAGTGCTAGAAACTAGCGACGGCCGGCTCGTAGCCATGGTGGACCCCGGCGGCTTCCGGACCACACCGGCATCACTTACCACGTTCGTGGAAGGGGTTCACTCCTCCGATCCAGAAACCTGGCAGCGTGCGGTAGACCGCGGCCGCAATCTTGCTAAGGCCAGCGGCGGTCCCGCGGTCGTGTGGTTGGGCTACCAGGCGCCCTCCTCCCTGCCCCGTGCAGTTCACGCCACTCCCGCGCGAACTGCCAGTCAAGAACTCGCCCGGTTTCAGCGCTCGCTCGGTGCACGCTATCCACAGGCCAAGCGCACCGTAGTGGGATATTCCTATGGTTCAGTAGTCACCGGGCATGCCGCAAAGCAGGAAAGAATTGCTAATGACGTAGTGCTCGTCGGCAGTCCCGGCACCGACGCTGGCCACGCCTCAGAACTGCATGGCCGCATCTGGGCAGCCACAAACGCCAACGACCCCATCGCTATTACGACGGGGCCTCACGCTGGCATCCATGGCCCCGATCCCACCATTGATGCCTTTGGCGCTACTCCCCTTCCCGGTGCGGATGGTCTCCCTGGCGATCATGGCTCCTATTGGGAGGACCCCCAGTTCTTGCGGGGCCTAGGCCAAGTGGCACGCGCGAACTAG
- the grpE gene encoding nucleotide exchange factor GrpE codes for MTQDSGMPHNPGDPENTDPEATSADRAEAAAEQAEEAQAAQEAQADASEEAELDPTLDADLEEALADVNADEVEAEAAGEEPAGTGASDVEAQLAERTEDLQRLNAEYTNYRRRTERDRQVVIETAKAKVIADMLPVLDDLELAREHGDLEGPLKAFADKLHSTLEKHDLAAFGEEGDAFDPEVHEAVQDLSSGDEQVLGTVLRKGYRVGDRLVRNAMVIIADPSDESGSSEESE; via the coding sequence ATGACTCAGGACAGCGGAATGCCGCACAACCCAGGCGACCCGGAAAACACGGATCCGGAGGCTACCTCGGCTGACCGCGCTGAGGCTGCTGCCGAGCAGGCCGAGGAGGCCCAGGCTGCGCAGGAAGCGCAGGCTGACGCCTCCGAAGAAGCCGAGCTGGATCCCACCCTCGATGCTGACCTCGAAGAAGCGCTGGCAGATGTCAACGCTGATGAGGTAGAAGCCGAAGCAGCGGGCGAAGAGCCCGCAGGCACCGGCGCCAGCGATGTGGAAGCACAGTTGGCAGAACGCACAGAAGACCTGCAGCGTCTGAATGCGGAATACACCAACTACCGCCGCCGCACCGAGCGCGACCGCCAGGTCGTAATCGAGACCGCCAAGGCCAAGGTCATCGCAGATATGCTGCCTGTCCTTGATGACCTGGAACTGGCTCGTGAACACGGCGACTTGGAAGGCCCGCTCAAGGCGTTTGCGGATAAGCTCCACAGCACGCTGGAAAAGCACGACCTTGCTGCCTTCGGTGAGGAAGGCGATGCCTTCGACCCTGAGGTCCACGAAGCCGTGCAGGACTTGTCCTCCGGCGATGAGCAGGTGCTTGGCACCGTGCTGCGCAAGGGCTACCGCGTGGGCGACAGGCTCGTACGCAATGCCATGGTCATCATCGCGGACCCCAGCGATGAGTCCGGCAGCTCGGAAGAATCCGAGTAA
- a CDS encoding carbon-nitrogen hydrolase family protein, with product MKVAAVQLTSTGNITENQELALAKIREAAGNGARLIVLPEATAQNFHSGRLDEQAQTLEGPFATAIQALAEELEVTVVVGMFCPADTVERDGKTINRVTNTALIAGPGVLGGYDKIHTYDAFDYRESDTVLAGESLVAFDVDDLIVGVATCYDIRFPEQFKELASQGAQLIVVPTSWADGPGKLEQWRLLTAARALDSTSYILAAGQSRPGGDAEAGNPSGPTGIGHSTIVDPNGVRMAEAGYEDDILYADIDPNEVAKTRRALPVVATAD from the coding sequence ATGAAGGTAGCAGCAGTGCAGTTAACGTCCACCGGTAATATTACCGAAAACCAGGAATTGGCCCTCGCCAAGATCCGTGAGGCGGCCGGAAACGGGGCGCGGTTAATCGTGCTGCCGGAGGCCACGGCGCAGAATTTCCACTCCGGGCGCCTTGATGAGCAGGCGCAGACGCTCGAAGGCCCGTTCGCCACGGCGATCCAAGCGCTCGCAGAGGAGCTTGAGGTCACTGTCGTGGTCGGCATGTTCTGCCCGGCCGATACCGTGGAGCGCGACGGCAAGACCATTAATCGCGTGACCAATACGGCGCTCATTGCAGGCCCTGGCGTGCTGGGCGGCTACGACAAGATCCATACCTATGATGCCTTTGACTACCGCGAATCGGATACGGTCTTGGCCGGCGAATCGCTGGTGGCCTTCGACGTGGATGACCTTATTGTGGGCGTAGCCACCTGCTATGACATCCGTTTCCCGGAGCAGTTTAAGGAGCTGGCGAGCCAGGGCGCGCAGCTCATTGTGGTGCCCACGAGTTGGGCGGACGGCCCCGGAAAGCTGGAGCAGTGGCGCCTGCTCACGGCCGCGCGTGCCTTGGACTCCACCAGCTATATCCTCGCGGCCGGCCAATCGCGCCCAGGCGGTGACGCTGAGGCGGGCAATCCTTCCGGCCCAACGGGCATTGGCCATTCCACCATCGTCGATCCGAATGGCGTGCGCATGGCCGAGGCCGGCTACGAGGATGACATCCTCTATGCCGACATCGATCCGAATGAGGTAGCGAAAACCCGCCGCGCTTTGCCGGTTGTGGCCACTGCGGACTAG
- the clpB gene encoding ATP-dependent chaperone ClpB — MNSFNPTTKTQEALQDALQTASSNGNPDIRPAHLLAAILSQEGGIAAPVLKATGVDPDTVLKEARELVDSYPKAEGANMANPQFNRDGLNVLTKSQELAGELGDEFVSTEVLLAAIAGSKTDAAELLTGRGATYDAIKGAFPSVRGAAKVTSENPEDQFQALEKYATDLTARAREGKIDPVIGRDQEIRRVVQVLSRRTKNNPVLIGEPGVGKTAIVEGLARRIVAGDVPESLKGKTLISLDLGSMVAGAKYRGEFEERLKAVLDEIKSSEGEIITFIDELHTIVGAGATGDGSMDAGNMIKPMLARGELRLVGATTLDEYRKYIEKDAALERRFQQVYAAEPSVEDTIGILRGLKERYEVHHGVRIMDSALVSAAELSNRYITNRFLPDKAIDLVDEAGSRLRMEIDSSPQEIDELERIVRRMEIEELALKKESDAASQDRLATLQGELADQREKLGELKARWANEKKAIDDVQNIKEELDDLRRQAEIAERDGDLALASEINYGKIPPLEKELAAAEVKAAEQRNTMLDEEVSPDTIAEVVSAWTGIPAGKMLQGETEKLLNMESVLGNRVVGQKEAVTAVSDAVRRSRAGVADPNRPTGSFLFLGPTGVGKTELAKALADFLFDEESAMVRIDMSEYGEKHSVSRLVGAPPGYVGHESGGQLTEAVRRRPYTLVLFDEVEKAHPDVFDVLLQVLDEGRLTDGQGRTVDFRNTVIILTSNLGAGGTREETMDAVKKAFKPEFINRLDDVVMFEPLSEDLLRGIVDIQLRGLSERLDARRLTLQVSDSAKSWLAERGYDPAYGARPLRRTIQQAIGDKLAKKLLAGDIVDGDTVHVDVADGGAELDIAAR, encoded by the coding sequence ATGAACTCATTTAACCCCACCACTAAAACACAAGAGGCCCTGCAGGACGCCCTGCAAACCGCCTCCTCTAATGGCAACCCGGATATCCGCCCGGCCCACCTGCTGGCGGCTATTCTTAGCCAAGAAGGCGGAATTGCCGCCCCAGTACTTAAGGCCACCGGCGTAGACCCGGATACCGTGCTCAAGGAAGCTCGCGAGCTCGTTGATTCCTATCCCAAGGCCGAGGGTGCCAATATGGCCAACCCGCAATTTAACCGCGACGGCCTCAACGTCCTGACCAAATCGCAGGAGTTGGCAGGGGAGCTGGGCGATGAATTCGTCTCCACCGAGGTCCTTCTCGCCGCTATTGCTGGCTCCAAGACCGACGCCGCCGAGCTGCTTACCGGCCGCGGTGCTACTTATGACGCCATCAAGGGCGCCTTCCCCTCCGTTCGCGGCGCTGCCAAGGTGACCTCCGAGAACCCAGAGGACCAGTTCCAGGCGTTAGAAAAGTACGCCACGGACCTCACCGCGCGTGCCCGCGAGGGAAAGATCGACCCGGTCATCGGCCGTGATCAGGAAATTCGCCGCGTAGTCCAGGTGCTCAGCCGTCGCACGAAGAATAACCCGGTGCTCATTGGCGAGCCCGGCGTGGGCAAAACCGCCATCGTGGAGGGCCTAGCCCGCCGCATCGTGGCTGGCGACGTCCCCGAGTCCCTCAAGGGCAAGACCCTCATCAGCCTTGATCTAGGTTCCATGGTCGCCGGCGCGAAGTACCGCGGCGAATTCGAGGAGCGCTTGAAGGCCGTGCTTGATGAGATTAAGTCCTCCGAGGGCGAGATCATCACCTTCATCGATGAGCTGCACACCATCGTCGGCGCCGGCGCTACTGGCGACGGCTCCATGGACGCCGGCAACATGATCAAGCCCATGCTGGCCCGCGGCGAGCTGCGTTTGGTTGGCGCCACCACCTTGGACGAATATCGCAAGTACATCGAAAAGGACGCCGCCCTCGAGCGCCGCTTCCAGCAGGTCTACGCCGCCGAGCCTTCCGTGGAAGACACCATCGGCATCCTGCGTGGCTTGAAGGAGCGCTACGAGGTCCACCACGGCGTGCGCATCATGGACTCCGCGCTGGTGTCGGCCGCAGAGCTATCCAACCGCTACATCACCAACCGCTTCCTGCCGGATAAGGCCATCGACCTCGTCGATGAGGCAGGCTCCCGCCTGCGCATGGAGATCGATTCCTCCCCACAGGAAATCGACGAGCTCGAGCGCATCGTTCGCCGCATGGAGATCGAAGAGCTGGCGCTGAAGAAGGAATCTGACGCTGCCTCCCAGGACCGTCTAGCCACCCTGCAAGGCGAGCTCGCGGACCAGCGCGAGAAGCTCGGCGAGCTCAAAGCCCGCTGGGCCAACGAGAAGAAGGCCATCGACGATGTCCAAAACATCAAGGAAGAACTCGATGACCTGCGCCGCCAAGCCGAAATCGCCGAGCGCGACGGCGACCTCGCACTCGCCTCCGAGATCAACTACGGCAAGATTCCACCGCTGGAAAAGGAACTCGCGGCCGCGGAGGTCAAAGCCGCCGAGCAGCGCAATACGATGCTCGATGAGGAGGTGAGCCCAGACACCATCGCGGAGGTCGTTTCCGCCTGGACCGGCATCCCAGCCGGCAAGATGTTGCAGGGCGAGACCGAGAAGCTGCTCAACATGGAATCCGTGCTGGGCAACCGCGTGGTCGGCCAGAAGGAAGCCGTCACCGCGGTTTCGGACGCCGTGCGCCGCTCCCGTGCGGGCGTGGCCGACCCCAACCGCCCGACCGGTTCCTTCCTCTTCCTCGGTCCCACCGGTGTGGGCAAGACCGAGCTGGCGAAGGCATTGGCAGACTTTCTCTTCGACGAGGAATCCGCCATGGTGCGCATCGATATGTCCGAGTACGGCGAGAAGCACTCCGTTTCCCGCCTCGTCGGTGCCCCTCCGGGATACGTCGGCCACGAGTCCGGCGGCCAGCTCACCGAGGCCGTGCGCCGCCGCCCCTACACGCTCGTGCTTTTCGACGAGGTAGAAAAGGCCCACCCCGACGTCTTCGACGTCCTCCTGCAGGTCCTGGATGAAGGCCGGCTTACCGACGGCCAAGGACGCACCGTCGACTTCCGCAATACCGTCATCATCCTGACCTCCAACCTGGGCGCCGGCGGCACCCGCGAGGAGACCATGGACGCGGTGAAGAAGGCCTTCAAGCCCGAATTCATCAATCGCCTCGATGATGTGGTTATGTTCGAGCCCCTTTCGGAGGATCTCCTGCGCGGCATCGTCGACATCCAACTGCGCGGCCTGTCCGAGCGCCTCGATGCCCGCCGCCTGACCCTGCAGGTCTCGGATTCCGCCAAGTCCTGGCTGGCTGAGCGCGGCTACGACCCGGCCTACGGCGCCCGACCGTTGCGCCGCACCATCCAGCAGGCCATTGGTGACAAGCTCGCCAAGAAGCTGCTGGCCGGCGATATTGTCGATGGCGACACCGTCCACGTGGACGTCGCCGATGGCGGCGCTGAACTAGACATCGCCGCTCGCTAG
- a CDS encoding TetR/AcrR family transcriptional regulator: MYQLDGASRRVIILEAAVYVAGCEGEQAVTVESVADQAGLSPQAVAEEFATGADMLAEIPAFLDRRMSEYMVEAARHLPEGNSGGDVLMQLAEAYFAYAQDEPAIYHYLFEQYDALDEEHVCQFAKGEKSGTPGPDMALDVVKRFAEEQGAVVAHDGDISPLEIGRITLACWSVIHGMGHLSVVGILRLQHAVIRAANLKQVDRLVVDALQYWFKNKQIPHRRPIMNDARAIVEGVMGSEREQPFVVPDNLEQMDPEEAKKVIIEASLRVAGRRSVDRHFFDRVADRLGTSKDFLATIVDNDFALREAAEDLTTTEMARVFEDCLAALPEDAPTVDQLQIVAAAYFNYAMMYPERFSSIIALASGSIVPHNGDGSSHEGMTKNFAIMMDLFRKFVIEMGITPTDQLVYISTLAVWAGANGIAHLCSIGDFKSFNEDLKWALFVQVVTVSFFAIAHSLQILGHENEEYKQV; the protein is encoded by the coding sequence ATGTACCAGTTAGATGGGGCTTCCAGGCGGGTGATCATCCTGGAAGCCGCTGTTTATGTAGCGGGCTGCGAAGGCGAGCAGGCCGTTACCGTGGAATCTGTGGCGGACCAGGCTGGTCTCTCGCCACAGGCGGTGGCTGAGGAATTCGCCACCGGTGCCGACATGCTCGCGGAAATCCCCGCCTTCTTGGATCGTCGCATGTCTGAATACATGGTGGAAGCGGCGCGCCATCTGCCGGAGGGCAACTCAGGCGGCGATGTCCTCATGCAGCTGGCAGAGGCCTACTTTGCCTATGCGCAAGACGAGCCCGCCATCTACCATTACCTCTTTGAACAGTATGACGCCCTCGATGAGGAGCACGTCTGCCAATTTGCCAAGGGGGAAAAGTCGGGGACTCCGGGTCCGGACATGGCGCTGGACGTCGTCAAGCGCTTTGCCGAAGAGCAAGGTGCCGTCGTGGCCCACGATGGAGACATCTCGCCTTTGGAAATCGGCCGCATCACCTTGGCGTGCTGGTCCGTCATCCACGGTATGGGTCACCTGAGCGTGGTAGGTATCTTGCGCCTGCAACATGCCGTTATTCGTGCCGCCAACCTCAAGCAGGTAGACCGCCTCGTGGTCGATGCCCTGCAATATTGGTTTAAGAATAAGCAGATCCCGCACCGTCGCCCGATCATGAATGATGCCCGTGCCATCGTAGAAGGGGTCATGGGTAGCGAGCGCGAACAGCCTTTCGTGGTCCCGGATAATCTTGAGCAGATGGATCCTGAGGAAGCCAAGAAGGTTATCATCGAGGCCTCCTTGCGTGTTGCCGGCCGCCGCAGTGTGGACCGCCACTTCTTCGATCGCGTGGCCGACAGGCTCGGTACCTCCAAGGATTTCCTGGCTACCATTGTGGACAATGACTTCGCGCTGCGTGAGGCCGCAGAGGATCTCACCACCACGGAAATGGCCAGGGTCTTCGAGGATTGTCTCGCTGCGCTTCCGGAAGACGCTCCCACTGTAGACCAACTGCAGATTGTTGCGGCTGCCTATTTTAATTACGCGATGATGTACCCAGAGCGTTTCAGCTCCATTATCGCGCTGGCCAGCGGTTCCATCGTTCCGCACAATGGTGATGGCAGCTCGCACGAGGGCATGACCAAGAACTTCGCCATCATGATGGACCTGTTCCGCAAGTTCGTCATCGAGATGGGTATTACCCCTACTGACCAGCTGGTGTATATCAGCACCTTGGCCGTGTGGGCCGGCGCTAACGGCATTGCACACCTGTGCAGCATTGGCGATTTTAAGAGCTTCAATGAAGATCTCAAGTGGGCGCTTTTTGTCCAGGTAGTGACCGTATCCTTCTTTGCCATCGCGCATAGCTTGCAGATTCTGGGCCATGAAAACGAGGAGTACAAGCAGGTTTAA
- a CDS encoding 2-polyprenylphenol hydroxylase — protein MWELGEHFRNYADEYRDAVHEHFFNAVPESRQIFALSMRDTHTSMVPALAWVIEHTEPGEPLLADVSAKLTQLARDHRRHGFPAEIYSRFDDALVAGLRVLALTQYQYNFACDVIHQVCATMADAARESDAAGEAPAHSAQVVAVDHPTRETSIIRVEAGLAVPYQPGQHFPVTTQYLPGQWRMLTPAQPSDGTGQVVFHVSTADEASRSLAHAQPGDWWTLGQPAGGISLQNADAGELVIIAYGTGWATARCAALAALGDKDRSRVPRLFAVAGSPGAHYDTYFQQNLAALGAPVRRIVREEQDPWLLNARELAPGADYVVSGEPTDVVVNEVELSTGTPPRFLLVGPADEVVEGEEGLVQRGVGKQQIDVLSWGRDGRWQPEDYAALT, from the coding sequence ATGTGGGAACTGGGCGAGCATTTTCGAAATTACGCAGACGAGTACCGCGATGCGGTGCACGAGCATTTCTTTAACGCGGTGCCTGAATCCCGGCAGATTTTTGCCCTGTCCATGCGCGATACCCATACCTCGATGGTGCCTGCGCTGGCGTGGGTAATTGAGCATACGGAGCCTGGGGAGCCCCTGCTTGCCGACGTCTCCGCAAAGCTCACCCAGCTCGCCCGCGATCACCGCCGGCATGGGTTTCCGGCCGAAATCTATTCCCGCTTCGATGATGCCCTCGTGGCCGGCCTGCGGGTTTTGGCGCTGACGCAGTATCAATACAACTTTGCCTGTGACGTCATCCACCAGGTGTGCGCCACGATGGCCGACGCCGCCCGGGAGTCCGATGCCGCCGGCGAAGCACCGGCGCACTCGGCGCAAGTGGTGGCGGTGGATCACCCCACCCGCGAGACGTCCATCATTCGCGTGGAGGCTGGCCTGGCTGTGCCCTATCAACCGGGGCAGCACTTTCCGGTAACCACGCAGTACTTGCCCGGGCAATGGCGGATGCTCACCCCTGCGCAGCCTAGCGACGGAACCGGCCAAGTGGTCTTTCACGTCTCCACCGCGGACGAGGCTTCCCGGTCCCTCGCGCACGCGCAGCCCGGAGACTGGTGGACCTTGGGCCAGCCCGCCGGCGGCATTAGCCTCCAGAACGCGGACGCAGGTGAACTGGTCATCATTGCCTACGGCACCGGCTGGGCCACGGCTCGCTGCGCGGCGCTCGCCGCGCTGGGCGATAAAGACCGCAGCCGAGTACCGCGCCTCTTTGCCGTGGCGGGCAGCCCCGGCGCCCACTATGACACCTACTTCCAGCAAAACCTGGCAGCCCTTGGCGCACCGGTGCGCCGCATCGTGCGGGAAGAACAAGACCCGTGGTTGCTCAATGCCCGCGAATTGGCACCCGGCGCCGACTACGTAGTCTCCGGGGAACCGACCGATGTAGTAGTCAACGAGGTGGAGTTATCCACAGGCACTCCCCCGCGCTTCCTTCTCGTCGGACCGGCCGACGAGGTTGTGGAAGGTGAAGAAGGGTTGGTTCAAAGGGGCGTCGGCAAGCAGCAGATCGACGTCCTTAGCTGGGGCCGCGACGGGCGCTGGCAGCCGGAAGACTACGCGGCGCTGACCTAG
- a CDS encoding heat shock protein transcriptional repressor HspR — protein MSTGKAEDSGTAVYVISVAAELSGMHAQTLRTYDRMGLVSPARTRGGGRRYSDRDIELLRKIQALSQDDGVNLAGIKSIIELTEERDRLEAERDALAEEVRALREQAAGRRSQRSGELVHVPRSTSVVMWSPRTARERKRSRGRGYGQD, from the coding sequence ATGAGCACTGGAAAGGCAGAAGATTCCGGCACCGCGGTCTACGTCATCTCCGTAGCTGCGGAACTCTCCGGAATGCATGCCCAAACCCTGCGCACCTATGACCGCATGGGCTTGGTTTCCCCTGCCCGCACTCGTGGCGGTGGCCGCCGCTACTCCGACCGGGACATCGAGCTGCTGCGCAAGATTCAGGCGCTGTCCCAAGACGATGGCGTCAACCTTGCCGGCATCAAGTCCATCATCGAGTTGACCGAGGAACGCGATCGACTCGAGGCCGAGCGCGATGCCCTTGCCGAGGAAGTTCGGGCCCTGCGCGAGCAGGCCGCCGGCCGTCGCTCCCAGCGCAGCGGTGAGCTTGTTCATGTCCCACGGTCCACCTCCGTGGTGATGTGGAGCCCGCGCACCGCGCGTGAGCGCAAGCGCTCCCGCGGCCGTGGATACGGCCAAGACTAA
- a CDS encoding sodium/glutamate symporter, translating into MEDFSAYTLMLDVGWISLLMVIGNVLRHQVKFIFQDLLLPAPITAGLIGLLVGPNVLGWINFSDNLGDYTSILIAVVFASMAYSMEVGGNMGKGARNMWGYSTMMFTGQWGLFIVLGLFLFAPLFDTPNWFGMMLPVGFTGGFGTAAAVGGALEGVGADAASSLGFTSATVGTLAAIIGGVIAGNWGIRKGKVSHVPKELPEELRRGYIKNIDDRPSLGRATTNPSSIEPLALHFGFIILTVMTAYGINQGLSSIWENVSVPLFAMSMVVGLLFRALMNFVGAEDYLDKDSISSISGAATDYLIAFGVAAIVPAAIASYWQALLLLFILGTIFCVFFLLWFPAEFFGERWIERGIFGWGWATATVATGIAILKIVDPKLKSGTLSEYGMAYIGFGPFEISWTIIAPMAVMYGFTGAFGAISLAISIGVYIAFKSMRLMPPRGTIFQEGIGHVGQKQA; encoded by the coding sequence ATGGAAGATTTTTCCGCTTATACGCTCATGCTGGATGTGGGCTGGATTTCTTTGCTCATGGTCATCGGCAACGTCCTGCGCCACCAGGTGAAGTTCATCTTCCAGGACCTGCTGCTGCCTGCCCCGATTACCGCCGGCCTTATCGGCCTGCTGGTAGGTCCAAACGTGCTGGGCTGGATCAACTTCTCCGATAACTTGGGCGACTACACCTCCATCCTCATCGCGGTGGTCTTTGCCTCCATGGCCTACTCCATGGAAGTCGGCGGAAACATGGGCAAGGGCGCGCGCAATATGTGGGGCTATTCCACCATGATGTTCACCGGCCAGTGGGGCCTGTTTATCGTACTGGGTCTTTTCCTCTTTGCGCCGCTTTTCGATACCCCGAACTGGTTCGGCATGATGCTTCCAGTCGGCTTCACCGGCGGATTCGGTACCGCCGCGGCCGTGGGTGGCGCGCTGGAAGGCGTGGGTGCCGATGCCGCCTCTTCGCTCGGCTTTACCTCCGCGACCGTCGGCACGCTGGCCGCCATCATCGGCGGCGTGATCGCCGGCAACTGGGGCATCCGCAAGGGCAAGGTCTCCCACGTGCCCAAGGAACTGCCAGAAGAGCTGCGCCGCGGCTACATTAAAAACATCGATGATCGCCCGTCGCTCGGCCGCGCTACCACCAACCCTTCTTCCATCGAGCCGCTCGCATTGCACTTCGGCTTCATCATCCTGACCGTGATGACCGCCTACGGCATCAACCAGGGCCTGAGCAGCATCTGGGAAAATGTCTCCGTGCCGCTCTTTGCAATGTCCATGGTGGTCGGCCTTCTCTTCCGTGCGCTCATGAACTTCGTCGGTGCTGAGGACTACCTGGATAAGGACTCCATTTCCTCCATCTCTGGTGCGGCCACGGACTACCTCATTGCCTTCGGTGTGGCCGCCATTGTCCCGGCCGCTATTGCCTCCTACTGGCAGGCACTTCTCCTGCTCTTTATCCTGGGCACCATCTTCTGCGTGTTCTTCTTGCTGTGGTTCCCGGCCGAGTTCTTTGGTGAGCGCTGGATTGAGCGCGGCATCTTTGGCTGGGGCTGGGCCACCGCCACCGTGGCGACCGGCATCGCCATTCTCAAGATTGTGGATCCCAAGCTCAAGTCCGGCACGTTGTCCGAATACGGCATGGCCTACATCGGTTTCGGTCCCTTTGAAATTTCATGGACCATCATCGCGCCTATGGCCGTCATGTACGGATTTACCGGCGCCTTCGGCGCCATTTCCCTGGCGATTTCCATCGGCGTCTACATTGCCTTCAAGTCCATGCGCCTTATGCCGCCGCGCGGCACTATCTTCCAAGAGGGCATCGGCCATGTAGGACAGAAGCAAGCATAG